The following are from one region of the Littorina saxatilis isolate snail1 linkage group LG2, US_GU_Lsax_2.0, whole genome shotgun sequence genome:
- the LOC138958685 gene encoding uncharacterized protein, which produces MGSHVLFYHYTSDRGLREIRSSGYIKKSSHGDKHAWFGEGTYGTSLPPSMGKQKIAQNNWTKHGKFYIQNGKVNWAIEVKIPRNEVQHVSRRNRDILVHEGPIYLNDFEWRALRVPSTCDPYGTYDEDDELRVPVSATRSRGPPATYSQRSTQYTTRNQTYSENTSTRDSDYGLWEAGNRATGSRPIHFNRNVPNPGDDWGGTWTLGLLGAAVGGVLLWLFSK; this is translated from the exons ATGGGTTCACACGTACTGTTCTACCACTACACGAGTGACCGAGGTCTGAGGGAAATCAGATCGTCTGGCTACATAAAGAAAAGCTCACATGGCGACAAACACGCCTGGTTTGGTGAGG GTACCTACGGCACATCGCTCCCACCGTCGATGGGCAAACAGAAAATCGCCCAAAACAATTGGACGAAACACGGAAAGTTCTACATACAGAACGGAAAGGTGAACTGGGCGATAGAAGTGAAAATCCCTCGGAACGAAGTGCAGCATGTGTCGAGACGTAACAGAGACATTCTCGTCCATGAAGGACCCATCTACCTAAATGACTTCGAATGGAGAGCGTTGAGAGTCCCGAGCACGTGCGATCCGTACGGAACATACGACGAAGACGATGAACTCAGGGTTCCAGTTTCAGCGACACGATCTCGTGGACCTCCTGCGACGTATTCTCAACGTTCCACTCAGTACACGACACGCAACCAGACGTACAGCGAGAACACGTCGACAAGGGATAGCGATTACGGTTTATGGGAAGCTGGGAATAGAGCGACGGGAAGCAGGCCCATACACTTTAACCGGAACGTTCCCAATCCTGGAGACGattggggtgggacatggaccCTGGGTTTACTTGGTGCTGCTGTTGGTGGCGTTCTCTTGTGGCTTTTTTCAAAGTGA
- the LOC138958688 gene encoding uncharacterized protein encodes MHRLTGKEVQPVLKSQGHDVRRSDDAFHLAAIVAKQNQLIEEQRAELQALKTDLGRVKSELQDFKVKVANDSYTVAFSACLRNSADLTSDPRLKFDNVGLNIGQGYNPGTFTFVAPVSGLYMLSFKVIGATEHVRFAMMQQDGQLIAETGTAQGGNARAFVQTLQPLTSGDSVWVERMYSGLASVVGGGVDTCFYGYLLNKL; translated from the exons ATGCATCGACTCACTGGCAAAGAAGTACAGCCAGTTCTGAAATCACAAGGCCATGACGTCAGACGTTCTGATGACGCGTTTCATTTGGCCGCCATTGTGGCCAAGCAGAACCAGCTGATTGAAGAGCAGAGGGCAGAGCTTCAGGCTCTGAAAACTGACTTAGGGAGAGTCAAGAGCGAATTGCAGGATTTCAAAGTGAAAGTCG CTAATGATTCTTACACAGTGGCGTTCAGCGCATGCCTACGGAACTCTGCTGACCTGACCTCTGACCCTCGACTGAAGTTCGACAATGTGGGGTTGAATATAGGTCAAGGTTACAATCCGGGTACTTTCACCTTTGTGGCGCCAGTATCTGGTCTATACATGCTGTCATTCAAGGTCATTGGAGCCACGGAACACGTGAG ATTCGCCATGATGCAGCAGGATGGACAGCTAATCG cCGAGACTGGGACTGCACAAGGAGGCAATGCCCGAGCGTTTGTCCAGACTTTGCAGCCATTGACCTCTGGCGATTCCGTCTGGGTGGAGAGGATGTACAGCGGTCTCGCCTCTGTGGTCGGCGGAGGCGTCGATACCTGTTTCTATGGCTACCTCCTCAACAAACTGTGA